One genomic window of Leptospira harrisiae includes the following:
- a CDS encoding methylated-DNA--[protein]-cysteine S-methyltransferase, with translation MDSNHKHYEIIKNSIEYVLEHFEEQPNLEVLAERVSLSPFHFQKVFRTWAGVSPKEFLQFVTVSHAKQLLKEENLLDTTYSLGLSSTGRLHDLFVKLEAMTPGEFKKGGEGIVLQYEVFTSLFGEILLVSSERGIQSLQFIDSLDQGIVDIKKEFPNAIWKEGGSKEHQKLKDYFQNFVIPETPIPLYLYGTEFQFKVWKSLLKIPMGNLCTYGDIAESIGQTSAQRAVGTAIGKNPIAYLIPCHRVIQSSGLFGGYRWDPNRKRMIIAWEQSKLVSPNNELP, from the coding sequence GTGGATTCCAATCACAAACACTACGAAATCATTAAAAACTCCATCGAATATGTTCTGGAGCATTTTGAAGAACAACCGAATTTAGAAGTTTTGGCAGAAAGAGTTTCTTTAAGTCCTTTTCATTTCCAAAAAGTATTTCGGACCTGGGCCGGCGTATCACCTAAAGAATTTTTACAGTTTGTTACTGTATCTCACGCCAAACAACTGCTAAAAGAGGAAAATCTTTTGGACACTACCTATTCTCTCGGATTATCAAGTACTGGACGATTACATGATTTATTTGTCAAATTGGAAGCCATGACTCCTGGTGAATTCAAAAAAGGAGGGGAAGGAATTGTATTACAATACGAAGTATTTACTTCTTTGTTTGGAGAAATTCTATTAGTTTCTTCTGAACGAGGAATCCAGTCCCTTCAATTTATTGATTCCTTGGACCAAGGGATTGTTGATATAAAAAAAGAATTTCCGAATGCAATTTGGAAAGAAGGAGGATCAAAGGAACACCAAAAATTAAAAGACTACTTTCAAAATTTTGTGATTCCAGAAACGCCCATCCCACTTTATCTTTATGGAACCGAATTCCAATTTAAAGTTTGGAAATCTTTATTAAAAATACCAATGGGAAATCTTTGTACTTATGGAGACATTGCGGAGTCCATAGGACAAACGTCTGCACAAAGGGCAGTGGGAACGGCAATCGGTAAGAATCCCATTGCTTATTTAATCCCATGCCATCGTGTAATCCAATCTTCAGGTTTGTTTGGTGGCTACAGGTGGGATCCAAATCGGAAACGAATGATCATTGCTTGGGAACAGTCTAAACTTGTTTCACCAAACAATGAATTGCCGTAA
- a CDS encoding lysoplasmalogenase family protein codes for MVYYLILTTIPLAIISGFCIHWYTIQGETNPLNRLEHSRGVYLGFSFQILLFAWLLFQLGHARFSYPLYAIGFSFLGDWFNLQFPMAKKQMEDPVLGGIFSFAIAQVFFLLSFWKLTTWNEIYNGVLPYAITIVLLILPALIFYFRVYNPNRSKWVMTSAFVYGLVLCFFVSLCINAYLVFGGVWMYLAIGAGFFLLSDAVMGETTINGTRHPKWEFQVPWVTYLIAQSFLLVGFFLVSHTRHLA; via the coding sequence ATGGTATACTACTTAATTCTCACAACCATTCCTTTAGCAATCATCTCCGGCTTTTGTATTCATTGGTATACGATCCAAGGAGAGACAAATCCACTCAATCGATTAGAACATTCCAGAGGGGTTTATCTCGGATTTTCCTTTCAAATTCTGCTTTTTGCATGGTTATTATTTCAATTGGGTCATGCACGGTTTTCTTATCCTTTGTATGCGATTGGGTTTTCATTTTTAGGTGATTGGTTTAACCTCCAGTTCCCAATGGCCAAAAAGCAAATGGAAGATCCGGTCCTCGGTGGAATCTTTAGTTTTGCCATTGCTCAAGTTTTCTTTTTGTTATCCTTTTGGAAATTAACCACATGGAATGAAATCTACAATGGTGTTTTACCTTATGCCATCACTATCGTTTTATTAATTCTACCAGCGTTGATTTTTTATTTCCGAGTTTATAACCCCAATCGTTCCAAATGGGTAATGACTTCTGCCTTTGTATATGGGCTGGTTTTGTGTTTTTTTGTTTCCCTCTGTATTAACGCCTATTTGGTATTTGGTGGAGTTTGGATGTATTTAGCCATTGGTGCTGGTTTTTTCCTTCTTTCCGATGCTGTGATGGGAGAAACCACGATCAATGGTACAAGACACCCCAAATGGGAGTTCCAAGTTCCTTGGGTCACTTACCTCATAGCCCAAAGTTTTTTACTGGTAGGATTCTTTTTAGTCTCTCACACAAGACATTTGGCGTAA